From Chitinivibrionales bacterium, a single genomic window includes:
- a CDS encoding metallophosphoesterase, with the protein MQQNNPFTGIVSRRRFVKVVASALSLPLLPLCSPHDPSRRSAEGRFRFIFCNDVHYRGDQKDGVMLTKILSEWKADVSQWDFAVVAGDLTNFGDFTIMKSVKEHFDKIGKLYYPVIGNHDVTAKGEEGKKNYVALFGEKRLNYLVIHKNVGLIFLDLANGASPWVTVEVSVKLWLKKTLAFISRQTPLIVFSHFPLHPETPYYAVLNSIELFRLLDKHNVLAYFSGHLHSRWSGLRNQVPFFTNVRLLPNWSAGDKYPGSGYMVVDVSQSGVSVKCVETNFGSSRNRIDEGQFGRD; encoded by the coding sequence ATGCAGCAAAATAATCCTTTTACTGGTATAGTATCACGCCGCCGTTTTGTAAAGGTCGTGGCGTCGGCGCTTTCGCTGCCCCTCCTCCCGCTCTGTTCGCCGCATGATCCATCGCGCCGGAGTGCCGAGGGGAGGTTCCGGTTCATTTTCTGCAACGACGTCCACTACCGGGGCGACCAAAAAGACGGTGTCATGCTCACAAAAATCCTCAGCGAATGGAAGGCCGATGTTTCACAGTGGGATTTCGCGGTTGTCGCTGGCGATCTGACGAACTTCGGCGATTTCACCATTATGAAATCCGTGAAGGAGCACTTCGATAAAATCGGCAAACTGTATTATCCGGTCATCGGCAACCATGATGTCACTGCGAAAGGCGAAGAGGGCAAAAAGAATTACGTGGCGCTTTTCGGTGAGAAAAGGCTAAATTACCTCGTTATACATAAGAACGTTGGCCTCATCTTTCTTGATCTTGCCAACGGCGCGAGCCCCTGGGTAACCGTGGAGGTATCCGTTAAACTCTGGCTTAAAAAGACGCTCGCTTTTATTTCGAGGCAAACACCCCTTATTGTTTTTTCGCATTTTCCTTTGCACCCTGAAACGCCGTATTACGCCGTTCTTAATTCAATCGAGCTGTTCAGGCTCCTTGACAAGCACAATGTTCTCGCTTATTTCTCCGGCCATCTCCATTCCCGCTGGTCCGGGTTGCGCAACCAAGTGCCGTTTTTCACCAATGTGCGCCTGCTCCCGAACTGGAGCGCAGGGGACAAATATCCCGGGTCTGGTTACATGGTCGTTGATGTTTCCCAATCAGGGGTAAGCGTGAAGTGCGTTGAAACCAACTTTGGCTCCTCAAGGAACCGTATCGACGAAGGTCAATTCGGCCGGGACTGA
- a CDS encoding M23 family metallopeptidase has product MSSRLIKSLIFGIVLVYPPFASNTVADSSSSSTDTGRADSGMTDRQEQQFQEDMNAFFPNTGGEIDTTSWCISKINGAWFDYRKMTDTVRIVLSDTAAGSRFFLPFKNYVTSQFGARSGYWHFGVDIKVSRRDSIRCALDGLVRVVENDRHGYGKVVVVRHRGGLETLYGHLSRVFVSTNGRITSGQVIGLGGSTGRSTGSHLHFEMRYCGEPFDPNCIIDFERQELRGDTLILSRQNFDYLTAVRQTVYHIIRSGETLGTIARKYGTTIEKLCGLNGLTRHTLLRIGRRLVIRKWAEPAPEAAPEEKTADTTAAEKDQAGTAKGDSGSSVSPESSTAHNSLK; this is encoded by the coding sequence ATGTCCAGCCGCCTTATAAAATCATTAATCTTCGGCATTGTGCTCGTTTACCCGCCGTTTGCTTCCAATACTGTGGCGGATTCCTCATCCAGCAGCACGGATACAGGCCGTGCCGACAGCGGCATGACCGACCGCCAGGAACAACAATTCCAGGAAGACATGAATGCCTTTTTCCCCAATACCGGCGGCGAGATCGACACGACCAGCTGGTGCATTTCAAAAATCAATGGAGCCTGGTTTGACTATAGGAAAATGACTGACACCGTCCGGATCGTCCTGTCAGACACCGCCGCCGGCAGCCGGTTTTTCCTTCCCTTCAAGAATTATGTGACATCGCAATTCGGCGCGCGCAGCGGGTACTGGCATTTCGGCGTCGACATAAAAGTCTCCCGGCGCGACTCGATACGGTGCGCGCTTGACGGCCTTGTGCGCGTCGTCGAAAACGACCGGCACGGGTATGGCAAGGTGGTGGTGGTGAGGCATCGCGGCGGCCTCGAGACCCTGTACGGCCATCTTTCGCGGGTATTTGTTTCTACAAACGGCAGGATCACCTCGGGACAGGTGATCGGCCTCGGCGGCAGCACGGGACGGTCCACCGGCAGCCACCTTCACTTTGAGATGCGCTATTGCGGGGAGCCGTTCGACCCCAACTGCATCATCGATTTCGAACGGCAGGAACTTCGAGGCGATACTCTTATCCTGTCAAGACAGAATTTCGACTACCTGACCGCTGTCCGCCAGACCGTGTATCACATCATCCGCTCGGGCGAGACGCTCGGAACAATTGCCCGGAAATACGGCACGACCATCGAAAAACTGTGCGGCCTCAACGGCCTCACCCGGCACACGCTGCTCAGGATCGGAAGAAGGCTCGTGATCCGGAAATGGGCCGAGCCGGCGCCGGAAGCCGCCCCGGAGGAAAAAACGGCGGATACGACGGCGGCGGAAAAGGACCAGGCAGGAACCGCAAAAGGCGACTCCGGATCCTCTGTAAGTCCGGAAAGCAGTACCGCCCATAATTCGTTAAAGTAA
- a CDS encoding metal ABC transporter permease, which translates to MMLFHYSFMLPALAVCLVLAGIHTYFGYHIVQRGVIFVDLALAQIAALGASVAILAGWGENAPVLSFLVSLAFTFLGAVLFSLLRKAQNAAPLEALIGITYAGAIALSLLVLEKSATGTEHIKEMLVGTILTVSWQDVIVLALLVAAIGVIHVLARKKLFLISERPDEAQRHGVALWWWDIVFYATFGVAVTSSVKIAGVLMVFSLLIIPAVAALVSVRGTGRRVVFGWLFGVVGCVMGLEASLRFDCAAGPAIITTLLAMLLVSGAALQVKKMAKKNG; encoded by the coding sequence ATGATGCTGTTTCACTATTCGTTCATGCTGCCCGCCCTGGCCGTGTGCCTTGTTTTGGCGGGGATCCACACCTATTTCGGGTACCACATCGTTCAGCGCGGCGTGATATTCGTGGACCTCGCGCTCGCCCAGATCGCGGCGCTCGGCGCAAGCGTGGCGATTCTCGCGGGCTGGGGAGAGAACGCGCCCGTGCTTTCCTTTCTCGTTAGCCTTGCGTTTACCTTTTTGGGCGCGGTTCTTTTTTCCCTGCTGCGCAAGGCGCAGAACGCGGCGCCGCTCGAGGCGCTCATCGGCATCACCTACGCGGGCGCGATCGCACTGTCGCTGCTCGTGCTGGAAAAATCGGCGACCGGCACTGAGCACATCAAGGAGATGCTGGTGGGGACGATTCTTACCGTGTCGTGGCAGGACGTGATTGTTCTTGCGCTCCTCGTCGCCGCGATCGGCGTGATCCATGTGCTGGCGAGGAAAAAACTGTTCCTTATCTCCGAAAGGCCCGATGAGGCGCAGCGTCATGGCGTCGCATTGTGGTGGTGGGACATCGTGTTTTATGCGACGTTCGGCGTCGCCGTCACCTCTTCCGTCAAGATCGCGGGCGTGCTCATGGTGTTTTCCCTGCTCATCATTCCCGCCGTGGCCGCGCTCGTCAGCGTCCGCGGGACAGGACGGCGCGTCGTGTTCGGATGGCTGTTCGGCGTCGTCGGGTGCGTTATGGGCCTGGAGGCATCGCTGCGGTTCGATTGCGCGGCGGGCCCGGCCATCATCACGACGCTGCTGGCGATGCTGCTGGTTTCGGGGGCGGCGCTGCAGGTGAAAAAAATGGCGAAAAAAAACGGGTGA
- a CDS encoding TonB family protein has product MRRSSACALASAAVHAAVLGTIAFAAVRFRESPVMVIDFSLEKPALPEPGKAPPARHRPPPVPPPAVVDKRESLPDTLRPDTTRPDTAWTPQPVIASADTTLAPAKSSIIDSAVVKKEYVSAQYGVIREKVYRALSYPAYAQEEGWQGTVRVGFLVNRDGSIQDVRVLASSGYKLLDDNAVKAVIRAAPLPRAPVTLEIILPVVYRLE; this is encoded by the coding sequence ATGAGAAGAAGCTCCGCCTGTGCGCTGGCATCGGCTGCGGTGCACGCGGCGGTGCTGGGGACCATCGCCTTCGCTGCGGTCCGGTTTCGTGAAAGTCCCGTCATGGTCATCGATTTTTCACTGGAGAAGCCTGCGCTCCCCGAACCAGGCAAGGCGCCGCCGGCACGTCACCGCCCCCCACCCGTTCCGCCCCCGGCTGTTGTTGACAAGAGAGAATCGCTGCCTGATACTCTTCGACCCGACACCACGCGGCCAGACACCGCATGGACGCCGCAGCCTGTAATCGCGTCCGCGGATACGACCTTGGCTCCGGCAAAGTCGTCCATTATCGACTCTGCGGTCGTGAAGAAGGAATATGTTTCCGCGCAGTACGGTGTCATTCGTGAAAAGGTGTACCGCGCTCTTTCATATCCCGCCTATGCGCAGGAGGAAGGCTGGCAGGGAACCGTCAGGGTGGGTTTTCTTGTAAACCGGGACGGCAGCATCCAGGATGTCCGTGTGCTGGCAAGTTCTGGGTACAAGCTGCTCGACGACAATGCCGTAAAGGCCGTTATACGGGCAGCGCCGCTTCCGCGAGCGCCGGTAACGCTTGAAATTATTCTTCCCGTGGTGTACCGATTGGAATAA
- a CDS encoding metal ABC transporter substrate-binding protein, with the protein MFIKKKIITTVFSIFILFTAGPVFSAIRVVAAIPDLGSIAASIGGDKIEVSSIAKGNANPHSVEVFPSYMAKVSRAAVYLKVGLGLDQWSDAIIDGSRNGSLLVVDCSAGISVLEKPVKVDASMGDVHPFGNPHYWLDPRNGAMAAQTIAEALEKADPANAAVYAKNLDRFKAEVAARFAAWLDKMKPLDGRNMITYHSSWPYFANAFHLSIVEHVEPFPGIPPTGNHLAHLVEVIRKEHVALIMQEPYFADDGPNFLKRQTGVPVFKFAPSCSDVGPASYLDHFDAIVNQLISATGGK; encoded by the coding sequence ATGTTCATCAAAAAAAAGATTATTACGACAGTGTTTTCCATCTTCATTCTTTTCACTGCTGGGCCAGTTTTTTCCGCGATCCGCGTGGTGGCCGCCATTCCCGATCTCGGTTCCATCGCCGCTTCCATCGGCGGGGACAAGATCGAAGTGTCGTCCATCGCAAAGGGCAATGCGAACCCGCATTCGGTGGAGGTCTTTCCTTCATATATGGCCAAGGTCTCACGCGCCGCCGTGTACCTCAAGGTCGGGCTTGGCCTCGACCAATGGTCCGACGCGATCATCGACGGCTCGCGCAACGGCTCGCTCCTCGTGGTCGACTGTTCGGCCGGAATATCCGTGCTCGAAAAACCCGTCAAGGTGGATGCGTCCATGGGAGATGTCCATCCGTTCGGCAATCCGCATTACTGGCTTGACCCGAGAAACGGCGCAATGGCGGCGCAGACAATAGCGGAGGCGCTGGAAAAGGCGGATCCGGCAAACGCCGCCGTCTACGCAAAGAACCTGGACAGGTTCAAGGCCGAGGTTGCGGCGCGATTCGCTGCATGGCTCGACAAGATGAAACCTCTTGACGGACGAAACATGATCACCTATCATTCGTCGTGGCCGTATTTCGCGAACGCGTTCCACCTTTCCATCGTCGAGCACGTGGAGCCGTTCCCGGGCATTCCGCCGACCGGAAACCATCTGGCGCACCTCGTGGAGGTGATCAGGAAGGAACACGTGGCGCTCATCATGCAGGAGCCCTACTTTGCCGACGACGGCCCCAATTTCCTCAAGCGCCAGACCGGAGTGCCCGTGTTCAAGTTCGCCCCGTCGTGCTCGGACGTGGGCCCCGCGTCCTATCTGGACCACTTTGACGCAATTGTAAATCAATTGATTTCGGCGACCGGAGGAAAATAA
- a CDS encoding biopolymer transporter ExbD, producing MDEREFDHINVIPLVDIMLVLLTIVLTTCTLVATGAIPIQLPRASAHKEDLLKMQTIEIDKSGTVYLNSVALDLPALFSRLGSIDVKTPILIRADKALALQTFVNVLDVVKNRGFVRVGLQTETSK from the coding sequence ATGGATGAGCGCGAATTCGACCACATCAACGTCATCCCGCTCGTGGACATCATGCTGGTGCTGCTCACCATTGTGCTCACCACCTGCACGCTGGTGGCGACGGGCGCCATTCCCATCCAACTCCCCCGGGCCTCCGCGCACAAGGAAGACCTGCTTAAAATGCAGACGATTGAAATTGACAAGAGCGGCACCGTGTATCTGAATTCGGTTGCGCTCGATCTTCCGGCCCTTTTTAGCCGGCTCGGTTCCATTGATGTCAAAACCCCCATTCTCATCCGCGCCGACAAGGCGCTCGCGCTTCAGACGTTCGTCAATGTCCTGGATGTGGTGAAAAACCGCGGATTTGTGCGCGTGGGACTTCAAACCGAGACGTCGAAATGA
- the exbB gene encoding TonB-system energizer ExbB, with translation MIWLKYAVDFGIIGFLILLSVASLTIALERWLAMRKINVADFADKYALELAVTSRLHLIATIGANAPYIGLLGTVLGIMFTFYNIGTQGFVDSSRIMTGLALALKSTAVGLAVAIPSVALYNLLLRKAKVLLLQWDVRHG, from the coding sequence ATGATCTGGCTCAAGTACGCGGTCGATTTCGGCATCATTGGATTTCTGATCCTGCTGAGCGTGGCGTCGCTGACGATTGCATTGGAGCGATGGCTTGCAATGCGCAAAATCAACGTCGCCGATTTTGCGGACAAATACGCACTTGAACTTGCCGTAACCAGCCGGCTTCATCTGATCGCCACCATCGGCGCCAACGCACCGTACATCGGACTGCTGGGAACGGTGCTTGGCATCATGTTCACCTTTTACAACATCGGAACGCAGGGATTCGTCGATTCCAGCAGGATCATGACCGGACTCGCGCTGGCCCTGAAATCGACCGCAGTCGGCCTGGCCGTCGCGATCCCGTCGGTGGCTTTATACAATCTTCTTCTGCGCAAGGCCAAAGTGCTTCTGTTGCAATGGGACGTGCGTCATGGATGA